A region from the Candidatus Brocadiaceae bacterium genome encodes:
- a CDS encoding peptidoglycan recognition protein family protein: MGVFCGRVFFYKRSTMMNADKFTNTWAFLGKKGFRRVIGSDGMGKHEKAVRLFSFVAIALAVCLLTSLYFFRSEKVADALETASERSLLHQNFLSLCSTNAEDKSWEYIVIHHSATEKGNAAEFDEYHREKRGWKHGLAYHFVIGNGSHSGDGEVEVGNRWKNQIHGAHTANMDCNRVGIGICLVGNFEDGAAPTENQFESLVNLVQHLSRRYDIPPSNVILHKQVHQKGTACPGKNFPYDKLKINLMQFASNKGKDIQQS, encoded by the coding sequence ATGGGAGTCTTTTGCGGCAGGGTTTTTTTCTATAAACGATCAACCATGATGAATGCCGATAAATTTACTAATACTTGGGCTTTTCTCGGGAAAAAGGGATTCAGGAGGGTCATAGGTAGCGATGGCATGGGCAAACATGAAAAAGCAGTACGGCTTTTCTCGTTTGTAGCCATCGCACTCGCGGTTTGCCTGTTAACCTCTCTCTATTTTTTCAGGTCTGAGAAGGTTGCAGATGCGCTAGAAACCGCGTCTGAGCGATCTCTCCTCCATCAGAATTTCTTAAGTCTTTGCAGTACCAATGCAGAGGACAAATCATGGGAATATATAGTAATTCATCACAGCGCAACAGAAAAGGGAAATGCTGCTGAGTTTGATGAATATCACAGGGAGAAAAGGGGTTGGAAGCATGGCCTTGCCTATCACTTTGTAATAGGTAATGGTTCTCATTCCGGGGATGGAGAGGTTGAGGTTGGCAATCGGTGGAAAAATCAGATTCACGGCGCCCATACGGCAAACATGGATTGCAATCGTGTGGGTATTGGCATCTGTTTAGTCGGTAACTTTGAAGATGGCGCGGCTCCTACGGAAAATCAGTTTGAATCGCTTGTTAACCTGGTGCAACACCTTTCCAGAAGATATGATATTCCCCCTTCCAATGTAATTTTACATAAACAGGTCCATCAAAAGGGTACCGCTTGTCCGGGAAAAAATTTTCCGTATGACAAACTGAAAATAAATTTAATGCAGTTTGCTTCAAATAAAGGTAAAGACATCCAGCAATCCTGA
- a CDS encoding GspH/FimT family protein — MIIVMFIAGIITGIAIPVYLNMKPSIKLNGAARQIMGDFMWARMQSVNQNNRFKIFFINEHEYEILDDDNNNGAHNNGETIIKKNLKREKISNKDLKYTINDVIFDPVPAQNPIFEPKGTLYWPLGITVNVSNPAGTKTITVATTGRVKIH, encoded by the coding sequence ATGATTATAGTCATGTTTATTGCAGGCATTATCACAGGAATTGCCATTCCTGTTTATCTTAACATGAAACCTTCAATTAAATTGAATGGGGCCGCCAGACAGATCATGGGGGATTTTATGTGGGCAAGAATGCAATCCGTTAACCAGAACAATAGATTTAAAATATTTTTCATAAATGAGCATGAGTATGAAATATTGGATGACGACAATAACAACGGCGCTCATAATAATGGTGAAACGATTATTAAAAAAAATTTAAAGCGTGAAAAAATTAGTAATAAAGATTTAAAGTACACGATCAATGATGTAATTTTTGACCCCGTGCCTGCCCAGAACCCGATTTTTGAACCTAAGGGCACATTATATTGGCCTCTTGGCATCACGGTAAATGTATCAAATCCTGCCGGAACAAAAACCATTACCGTTGCTACTACCGGGCGCGTGAAAATTCATTAA
- a CDS encoding diguanylate cyclase — MKNVFTSKMTLKYSIALGIIAILSIASYFTLNKVISSQETSAAVINATNKQRFLSQNVAIYSLCIVNTQNITQREALRQEFLQTIDAIEQAHKGLVYGDQSMNLPGKLSPQVHTMYFDQPLNLDAQIHHYLAEARALANEPLTELNPSNTHLLFILSDFTSDLVDSLNLVINQLQKESEEKNKKLQVLELSVLGTTLLTLLIIAFYLFRPMAKKIKQESLKLLRSEAHTRLIIDNAMEGIITFSQEDTIHSFNPAAVKIFGYQPHEIIDKPVSALITKTSYRKLSDYIKKTVKTDDNSTSHLIAFEVEGKCKDGTIFPVELSLSKFHQEGNLVYLMTVRDITEQKNVKQRLKIQYEVTKVLAASKTVEETTKKILHSLCDTLGWDAGLFWQLDNKTNVLFCKESWGELSETIISDTLFPKHITLSPVPEEGIPGTVYSSKKPTWIPDILSEPDCRYNVIIKKCGFHAVFAFPVICSEEMMGIFELYSHKIQQTDEKILNVMNTLGNHIGQFFMRKHSEEQLEHLATHDTLTNLYNRRRFEEELEIWLANSRRYGAYGALLFIDLDNFKYVNDTFGHKTGDELLVHISSVLKKRLRESDVLGRLGGDEFAAILSHMDKNQAISVAKQMVETVHHHGMFTNGHNTDVTASIGIALYPDHSTIADFLISCADQAMYHAKEKGRNGYCIFSGKINHNT; from the coding sequence ATGAAGAACGTATTTACCAGCAAGATGACATTAAAATATAGTATTGCCCTGGGGATTATCGCAATTCTTAGTATTGCATCCTATTTCACCCTCAACAAAGTTATTTCATCCCAGGAAACCAGCGCCGCGGTAATTAATGCTACGAACAAACAACGTTTTTTATCACAAAATGTTGCAATTTATTCACTCTGCATTGTCAATACACAAAACATCACTCAAAGAGAAGCCTTACGACAGGAATTTTTACAGACAATAGACGCAATAGAACAGGCACACAAAGGACTTGTTTATGGAGATCAATCTATGAATCTGCCTGGCAAGCTATCACCACAGGTACATACCATGTATTTTGATCAACCATTGAATCTGGATGCACAGATACACCATTACCTGGCAGAAGCAAGGGCGCTTGCAAATGAACCATTAACAGAGCTTAATCCGTCTAATACTCATTTACTTTTTATTCTCAGTGACTTTACCTCTGATTTGGTTGATTCGCTGAATTTAGTAATAAATCAATTGCAAAAAGAAAGTGAAGAAAAAAACAAAAAACTTCAAGTTCTGGAACTATCCGTATTGGGCACAACATTACTTACGCTGCTCATCATTGCCTTTTACCTTTTCCGTCCAATGGCCAAAAAAATTAAACAGGAAAGCCTTAAATTATTAAGAAGCGAGGCACATACACGCTTAATCATCGACAACGCAATGGAAGGCATCATTACTTTTTCTCAAGAAGACACGATCCATTCCTTTAATCCTGCAGCAGTAAAAATATTTGGGTATCAACCTCATGAAATTATTGACAAGCCAGTCAGCGCCCTTATAACGAAAACATCTTACCGCAAGCTTAGCGATTACATCAAAAAAACGGTGAAAACAGATGATAATTCAACTTCTCATTTGATCGCTTTTGAGGTTGAAGGAAAGTGCAAGGATGGCACGATCTTTCCCGTGGAACTAAGTCTCAGCAAATTTCATCAAGAAGGTAATCTTGTTTACTTGATGACAGTACGAGATATTACAGAACAAAAAAACGTGAAACAACGTCTTAAAATTCAATATGAAGTTACAAAAGTCCTGGCAGCATCGAAAACCGTTGAGGAAACAACAAAAAAGATCCTTCACTCTTTATGTGATACTCTCGGTTGGGACGCAGGATTATTCTGGCAATTAGATAATAAAACCAACGTTTTGTTCTGCAAGGAATCTTGGGGTGAATTATCTGAAACGATTATCTCCGACACATTATTTCCCAAACACATTACTCTTTCACCTGTTCCTGAAGAGGGAATACCGGGTACTGTATACTCCTCCAAAAAACCGACCTGGATTCCCGATATTTTATCAGAGCCTGATTGCCGGTATAATGTAATTATAAAAAAATGTGGATTTCACGCTGTTTTTGCTTTTCCTGTTATTTGCAGTGAAGAAATGATGGGTATATTCGAATTATACAGTCACAAAATACAACAAACAGACGAAAAAATCCTGAATGTTATGAATACTCTTGGCAACCATATAGGACAATTTTTCATGCGAAAACACTCGGAAGAGCAACTTGAACACCTGGCAACCCATGACACCCTTACGAATCTTTATAATCGCCGGCGTTTTGAAGAAGAGTTGGAAATCTGGCTTGCGAATTCCAGACGATACGGCGCCTATGGGGCTTTATTGTTCATTGATTTAGATAACTTTAAATACGTAAACGATACCTTTGGACATAAAACGGGAGATGAACTCTTGGTACATATTAGTAGTGTACTGAAAAAGCGACTGAGAGAATCTGACGTTTTAGGCAGGCTTGGGGGAGACGAATTCGCTGCCATTTTATCTCACATGGATAAAAACCAAGCGATTTCCGTTGCAAAACAGATGGTTGAAACCGTTCATCACCATGGTATGTTTACCAACGGTCATAACACGGACGTTACCGCAAGTATAGGGATAGCCCTGTACCCTGATCACAGTACTATCGCAGATTTTCTAATATCCTGCGCAGATCAGGCTATGTATCATGCAAAAGAAAAAGGACGCAATGGTTACTGCATTTTTTCCGGTAAAATAAATCACAACACCTGA
- a CDS encoding pilus assembly PilX N-terminal domain-containing protein — MRMKYQSKISFLTQEIKNEKGMVLIVVLALVAVLTLVGTTAVITTNTEVKISGNYKTGVQAFYAAETGVEEARARLRGQPTGPNANINYAGDDITTPNLWWSAYILTSNSWQMSDDPDHDPLLPYTNYFPLTNDSTNTTLCKNTIQTTQDISYWIKMRHKREYDAEQEGHTTSNTHYYDDDGVTTTHTAASPGNIIYWGFGDTSQPATPVQFTTSSSTIHKPVEIITAYGDRARGAKLTEETVVSNPGPPIFATVYSKQQVTINGGANQIDGTDNCGELPVLDPIYSMQGVTLHGGPNIGPGPSIEYGSIDVDIKNYIDMLKNGATEITTGNGADITYWGNVSDYGVWYADTSGFGGNKLTLNGVTGYGVLLVEGETLNLGGGGGGPSNGFTWYGLVICTGQININGGGGPKRVNIFGALIGNTVEDVNGSGTLKYDSCEIANALYTRPVISINWKEMN; from the coding sequence ATGAGAATGAAATATCAATCAAAAATATCCTTTTTAACACAGGAAATCAAGAATGAAAAAGGGATGGTCCTTATTGTCGTTCTGGCCTTGGTGGCTGTTTTAACATTAGTAGGAACCACGGCAGTTATTACGACAAACACCGAAGTAAAAATAAGCGGCAATTACAAGACAGGTGTTCAGGCATTTTATGCGGCAGAAACAGGAGTCGAGGAGGCAAGGGCACGTTTAAGGGGGCAGCCTACCGGACCGAATGCCAATATTAATTATGCGGGAGATGATATTACGACTCCTAATCTATGGTGGTCCGCCTATATATTGACATCAAACTCATGGCAAATGTCAGACGATCCAGATCATGATCCATTATTACCATATACAAATTATTTTCCTCTCACGAACGATTCCACTAACACTACTTTATGTAAAAATACCATCCAGACAACCCAGGATATTTCTTACTGGATCAAGATGAGGCACAAAAGAGAATATGATGCGGAACAGGAAGGACATACAACCTCAAACACTCATTATTATGATGATGACGGAGTTACAACAACCCACACTGCTGCATCCCCCGGAAATATTATCTACTGGGGATTCGGAGATACTTCTCAACCAGCAACGCCCGTACAATTTACCACGTCAAGTTCAACAATTCATAAGCCGGTAGAAATTATTACAGCATACGGAGACCGTGCTCGCGGCGCAAAGCTAACGGAGGAAACAGTGGTGAGTAACCCTGGCCCACCGATTTTTGCCACTGTATATTCAAAGCAACAGGTAACCATCAATGGCGGCGCAAATCAAATAGATGGCACTGATAACTGCGGAGAGCTGCCCGTTCTTGATCCAATCTATAGTATGCAAGGTGTAACGTTACATGGCGGCCCTAATATCGGACCTGGCCCATCAATAGAATATGGATCCATTGACGTTGATATCAAGAATTACATAGATATGTTAAAAAATGGCGCAACGGAAATAACTACCGGGAATGGAGCCGACATAACATACTGGGGCAACGTAAGTGATTACGGAGTCTGGTATGCAGACACCTCCGGATTCGGCGGAAACAAACTCACATTAAATGGAGTAACAGGTTACGGTGTACTGCTCGTAGAAGGCGAAACACTAAATTTAGGAGGCGGCGGTGGAGGTCCAAGCAACGGTTTTACATGGTATGGACTCGTTATTTGTACAGGACAAATTAACATAAATGGAGGAGGAGGGCCAAAAAGAGTAAATATTTTCGGAGCCCTTATTGGAAATACCGTTGAGGATGTCAATGGTTCGGGCACTTTAAAATATGATAGTTGTGAAATCGCAAATGCATTGTACACCCGACCAGTGATTTCAATCAATTGGAAGGAAATGAATTGA
- a CDS encoding tetratricopeptide repeat protein, translated as MKRCFWYVVPCMVLFFWVVSFSVFAQSVLSPVARDLQPAVVSVETYDKEGKQLGLWNGFFIGERGDIITHSNIVFGAESLQVKTAQGRVYPVTKILAEDRAGGIFRLSIEDFPLEIHSLKLSDVPIEAGEQVIVIGSLLNSEQSVVHSSISEIHDIPLFGRVMQVTESVNSSLQGCPVVTMRGEVVGIMTAQSKGGTDGSLVLPSRRITELTPIDGTFLTKSAENIISAAGQFLSGVYFSFRKDYKQALSCFEEAVKINRDFAAAYFQIGDCKNRLGNHQEAIDACKQVVRLEPEFPEGLFQLGLAYFMLKKYQKTIEPLIEAARLNPQSFETHFMLGLAHASLEQHKEAVDAYRQAIRIIPKFPEVHFHLGVAYLQLDDRAMAYEEYKILKDLNKHLSSELYEMIYQ; from the coding sequence ATGAAAAGATGTTTCTGGTACGTTGTGCCTTGTATGGTTTTATTTTTTTGGGTGGTTAGTTTCTCCGTGTTTGCTCAGAGCGTTCTTTCACCGGTAGCCAGAGATCTTCAACCCGCTGTTGTTTCTGTTGAGACATATGATAAAGAGGGAAAACAACTTGGCCTGTGGAATGGTTTTTTTATCGGCGAGCGTGGCGATATCATTACCCATAGCAACATAGTTTTTGGAGCAGAAAGTCTTCAGGTAAAAACTGCCCAGGGAAGGGTGTACCCTGTCACGAAAATTCTTGCTGAAGACAGGGCGGGAGGTATTTTCCGATTATCAATTGAAGATTTTCCCCTTGAAATACATTCGCTAAAATTGAGCGATGTTCCAATCGAGGCAGGTGAACAAGTTATCGTGATCGGCAGTTTGTTAAATTCTGAACAATCTGTCGTGCATAGCTCTATCTCAGAAATTCATGACATACCCCTGTTCGGAAGGGTTATGCAGGTAACCGAGTCTGTTAATTCTTCCTTGCAGGGATGTCCTGTTGTAACTATGAGAGGTGAAGTGGTTGGTATTATGACGGCACAGTCAAAAGGAGGAACAGATGGTAGCCTTGTGCTTCCCAGCAGAAGGATAACAGAGCTTACACCAATAGATGGAACTTTTTTAACGAAAAGCGCGGAAAATATAATTTCTGCGGCAGGGCAGTTTTTATCAGGCGTTTATTTTTCTTTTCGTAAGGATTATAAACAGGCCCTTTCCTGTTTTGAAGAGGCAGTAAAAATAAACCGGGATTTTGCTGCCGCCTATTTTCAAATAGGTGACTGCAAGAATAGGCTCGGGAATCATCAGGAAGCAATTGATGCCTGCAAACAGGTTGTCCGCCTGGAGCCTGAATTTCCGGAGGGACTCTTTCAGCTGGGCCTGGCTTACTTCATGCTGAAAAAATATCAAAAGACGATTGAGCCACTGATTGAGGCTGCGCGTCTCAACCCCCAATCATTTGAGACTCATTTTATGTTGGGCCTGGCCCATGCTTCTCTTGAGCAACATAAGGAAGCAGTCGATGCATACCGGCAGGCTATTCGTATAATTCCAAAATTCCCGGAAGTTCATTTTCACCTCGGTGTGGCATATTTACAACTGGATGACAGGGCTATGGCATATGAAGAATATAAGATTCTGAAAGATTTGAATAAACATCTTTCCTCCGAACTGTATGAGATGATTTATCAATAA
- a CDS encoding prepilin-type N-terminal cleavage/methylation domain-containing protein: MNKVPNKKGFTLIEVMIAIAIIAIGIFGVMSVIVVVLKGNIHSDMVTTATTLAQTKMEDIKNMDYGNVVGTYTVYTDSYMEVTVDNDTPGTNTKTVTVNVYWGPAATTSSHKVELQTIIAQ; this comes from the coding sequence ATGAACAAAGTCCCTAATAAGAAAGGCTTTACCTTGATAGAAGTAATGATCGCAATTGCCATTATTGCCATTGGCATTTTCGGTGTCATGAGTGTGATTGTAGTAGTATTAAAGGGGAATATCCACAGCGATATGGTTACCACCGCAACTACATTGGCACAGACAAAAATGGAAGATATCAAAAATATGGATTATGGTAACGTTGTCGGCACCTATACCGTTTATACCGATTCTTATATGGAAGTAACCGTTGATAATGATACCCCTGGCACAAACACAAAGACTGTTACCGTAAATGTGTACTGGGGCCCGGCAGCGACAACATCCTCCCATAAGGTTGAATTACAAACCATTATTGCACAATAG
- a CDS encoding PilX N-terminal domain-containing pilus assembly protein, whose protein sequence is MSVKRKIKLYFLSFDRGNEKGIVLIAALALVAILALVGTTAVITTNTELKISGNYKTSTQAFYVSEAGYNRLIGEYLNNPDYYTDKAGASDMGFSYIDPDTANFGTNQAYWFPSITYESSSPPTYVDIESYGKVLSTNSLAKTRVRLTAEFSSLFDMGLFGDEGITLCGNGETDSYDSSTDPTALNLLSNGDIGTNAIGPGIISLCGNAAINGDAIVGPGGNTTDVTTTGNAVVNGNNLVASSPKDLTPMTDPGGGMPETLNLSGNSSKTISSGTYRLPSISISGNGNGYIDGDVTMYVEGTISTSGNGKLVIQDGGSLTIYVMGTVSISGNGIVNQNSNPRPVNFMLFGTASCTSVTISGNGTTYSVIYAPEANISVTGNGDIYGAAVGDAISITGNGDIFYDESLKDLNGTKILSDLKVTLWELIGP, encoded by the coding sequence ATGAGCGTTAAGAGGAAAATAAAACTATACTTTTTATCCTTTGATAGAGGGAATGAAAAGGGAATCGTCCTTATTGCAGCCCTGGCATTAGTTGCCATATTAGCCCTGGTAGGAACTACAGCTGTCATTACAACGAACACGGAACTAAAAATAAGCGGCAATTATAAAACGTCCACACAGGCATTCTATGTGTCGGAAGCAGGGTATAACCGACTTATCGGAGAATATCTCAACAACCCCGATTATTATACGGATAAAGCCGGTGCAAGCGATATGGGATTTTCCTACATCGACCCGGATACGGCAAATTTCGGCACAAATCAAGCCTACTGGTTTCCCAGTATTACGTATGAAAGCAGCTCTCCTCCCACGTATGTCGATATTGAAAGTTATGGAAAGGTTTTAAGTACCAACAGTCTTGCAAAGACTCGCGTTCGGCTGACAGCAGAATTTTCTTCTCTTTTTGACATGGGTCTTTTTGGCGATGAGGGAATTACCCTGTGTGGAAACGGAGAGACTGATAGCTATGATTCGTCCACAGATCCCACTGCATTAAATCTTTTGTCCAATGGCGACATAGGCACTAATGCCATAGGACCAGGCATCATATCTCTATGCGGAAATGCGGCAATTAATGGGGATGCTATCGTCGGGCCTGGGGGCAACACTACCGATGTAACAACGACTGGTAATGCAGTAGTTAATGGAAATAATCTGGTTGCGAGTAGTCCCAAAGACCTGACGCCCATGACCGATCCGGGCGGAGGCATGCCGGAAACATTGAATTTATCAGGGAATAGCAGCAAAACCATCTCATCAGGCACCTACCGCCTCCCATCAATCAGTATCAGCGGCAACGGTAACGGTTACATTGATGGTGATGTAACCATGTATGTTGAGGGTACTATCAGTACGAGCGGGAATGGAAAGTTAGTGATACAGGATGGGGGATCATTGACTATTTACGTCATGGGAACCGTATCAATAAGTGGTAATGGGATCGTAAACCAAAATAGTAATCCCAGACCTGTAAACTTTATGTTGTTCGGAACGGCGAGCTGTACCAGTGTAACTATCTCTGGAAATGGAACAACTTACTCTGTAATATATGCACCTGAAGCGAACATCAGTGTGACAGGGAACGGAGATATTTACGGAGCGGCGGTTGGAGATGCTATTTCCATAACAGGGAATGGAGACATATTTTATGATGAGTCGCTAAAGGATTTAAACGGTACAAAAATACTCTCTGATTTGAAGGTTACCCTGTGGGAATTAATAGGGCCATAG
- a CDS encoding HNH endonuclease: MPEWIHIEKDPKHIAREKLKARELRKSQWWKNKISQGKCYYCQNTFPSDDLTMDHVIPLTRGGKSRKGNIVPCCKACNNKKKYLTPAEIVLNKLKKQDATEYNKNNFQKNIGPEK, translated from the coding sequence GTGCCTGAGTGGATTCATATAGAAAAAGATCCGAAGCATATTGCCAGGGAAAAGTTAAAAGCCAGGGAGTTGAGAAAATCACAATGGTGGAAGAACAAAATTTCCCAGGGAAAATGCTATTATTGCCAGAATACATTTCCTTCCGATGATCTTACCATGGACCATGTAATCCCTCTGACGAGAGGAGGCAAAAGCAGAAAGGGGAATATCGTCCCCTGCTGTAAGGCCTGTAATAACAAAAAAAAATATTTAACTCCTGCGGAAATCGTATTGAACAAACTGAAGAAACAGGACGCCACGGAGTATAATAAGAATAATTTTCAAAAGAATATCGGCCCTGAAAAGTAA
- a CDS encoding prepilin-type N-terminal cleavage/methylation domain-containing protein, which translates to MTSAWGKNEDAFTLVELVIGFAITLILLGVAVQVFLTQRKSVTTQEQVSEMQQYLRSSMDMIVRDARMAGYDPVGIGFDGISVAETGTMTVNSDYNGNGTISGTESVTYAFDEINYQIDREAGAGAQPFAENIESLTFSYLDSSGVATTTVSGIRQIEISITGRTARVDPNYGFQYRYGTLTSTVTPKNLSF; encoded by the coding sequence ATGACTTCTGCATGGGGAAAAAATGAAGATGCCTTTACGCTGGTAGAATTGGTAATAGGGTTTGCAATTACCTTAATACTCCTTGGTGTGGCGGTTCAGGTATTCCTGACCCAGCGAAAATCGGTTACTACCCAGGAACAGGTAAGTGAAATGCAACAATATCTGCGCTCTTCCATGGACATGATAGTGAGAGACGCCAGAATGGCAGGATACGACCCTGTCGGAATAGGTTTTGATGGAATTAGTGTCGCTGAGACGGGAACAATGACGGTAAATTCAGATTATAATGGAAACGGAACCATCAGCGGCACAGAAAGCGTGACCTATGCCTTTGATGAAATAAATTATCAGATTGATAGAGAGGCAGGCGCCGGCGCTCAACCATTTGCAGAAAACATAGAGTCTCTAACTTTTTCATATCTGGATAGCTCTGGTGTTGCAACCACTACCGTATCGGGCATCCGACAGATAGAAATTTCCATTACCGGCAGGACTGCAAGGGTTGATCCCAATTACGGTTTTCAGTATCGATACGGGACACTGACTTCCACCGTGACACCAAAAAATCTTAGTTTTTGA